A single window of Salvia splendens isolate huo1 chromosome 6, SspV2, whole genome shotgun sequence DNA harbors:
- the LOC121807363 gene encoding stellacyanin-like, whose translation MERVSIFMIYCALFGLVFVNFAAAQTVHTVGDNMGWRIPTSASVSYSNWASGKTFMVGDILVFNFMTNEHDVVQVPKASYDDCSDDNAIGNIITTGPANITLDMAGERYYICSIGRHCEAGQKLNITVVSSSTGGPTPPVTTPPPATPTTPQPDACAPTPDAETPRPGGAPPPTGQSGRIPPPPPPNSASVSLTTSFFFVIASAALAFIF comes from the exons ATGGAGAGAGTCTCAATTTTCATGATTTATTGTGCTCTTTTTGGCCTAGTTTTTGTTAACTTTGCAGCAGCACAAACTGTGCATACAGTTGGAGACAACATGGGATGGAGAATTCCCACAAGTGCTTCTGTCTCTTACTCCAATTGGGCTTCTGGCAAAACATTCATGGTTGGTGATATCCTAG TGTTCAACTTTATGACTAACGAGCACGACGTAGTCCAAGTGCCCAAAGCCTCGTACGATGATTGCAGCGACGACAATGCCATTGGCAACATCATCACCACCGGACCGGCCAATATCACCCTTGACATGGCCGGAGAGCGCTACTACATCTGCAGCATAGGCAGACACTGCGAAGCGGGACAGAAACTAAACATCACAGTAGTCTCATCATCCACCGGTGGTCCCACTCCGCCCGTGACTACCCCTCCCCCCGCCACACCCACCACTCCCCAGCCGGATGCATGTGCGCCAACGCCCGACGCTGAAACCCCAAGGCCAGGGGGAGCGCCACCGCCAACTGGACAGTCTGGACGtattccaccaccaccacctcctaaTTCTGCCTCTGTTTCTCTAACTACCAGCTTCTTCTTTGTTATAGCTTCTGCTGCCTTAGCCTTCATTTTCTAA